In one Roseburia intestinalis L1-82 genomic region, the following are encoded:
- a CDS encoding transglutaminase domain-containing protein, which translates to MKRRKRHTLLKFIILAVIAGGVVQYSGVLKDTGVFPEKITNQISVEQKNAKAETYSGTAEEQTVKSTEISTENETADTEVPHGYAYETLTAEQKTVYDEVYRIILAHDSKVKVSTCDEKVLEKAYRSVIADHGGIFWVSGYNYTQYTMGKKIVSIDFSPSYTMERTERDSYQRRIDAVVDSILKNVDPSWGDYEKAKYVFEYLAGNVEYQMGTEQNQNIISVFLNKKTVCQGYANATQYLLTLLGIPAVVVTGTAEGDTHAWNLVQLDGAYYFMDTTWGNSSYNNGASGMGTFINYNYFGVTTAEISKTHQADGTLLLPECTATADNYYVREGKYITEWEPEVIGQIYGAAYRNGAVTEEIRFSDTSLYDQAKAYLIDEQHIRDYCEGITGLSYIEDRDQNVLILKFS; encoded by the coding sequence TTGAAAAGAAGAAAAAGGCATACACTGCTTAAGTTTATAATTCTTGCAGTGATAGCGGGCGGAGTGGTTCAATATTCCGGAGTGCTTAAGGATACAGGTGTGTTTCCGGAAAAAATCACAAACCAGATCAGTGTAGAACAGAAAAATGCGAAAGCAGAAACATATTCCGGTACGGCAGAGGAACAGACGGTAAAGAGTACAGAGATAAGCACGGAAAATGAAACAGCGGATACCGAAGTGCCGCATGGATATGCTTATGAAACGCTGACGGCGGAGCAGAAGACTGTCTATGACGAAGTGTACCGGATCATTCTGGCACATGATTCAAAGGTAAAAGTAAGTACCTGTGATGAAAAAGTTTTAGAGAAGGCATATCGTTCTGTGATAGCAGATCATGGGGGCATTTTCTGGGTATCCGGTTATAACTACACACAGTATACTATGGGAAAAAAGATTGTCAGCATCGATTTTTCCCCAAGTTATACGATGGAGCGCACAGAGCGTGATTCCTATCAGAGGCGGATCGACGCAGTGGTGGATTCCATATTAAAAAATGTGGATCCATCCTGGGGAGATTATGAAAAGGCAAAATATGTGTTTGAATATCTGGCGGGAAACGTTGAATATCAAATGGGGACGGAACAAAATCAGAATATTATCAGTGTCTTTTTAAATAAGAAAACAGTCTGTCAGGGATATGCCAACGCCACGCAGTATCTGCTGACACTTCTGGGGATTCCGGCTGTTGTGGTGACAGGAACTGCGGAGGGAGACACACACGCATGGAATCTTGTCCAGCTTGACGGTGCATATTATTTTATGGATACGACATGGGGAAATTCTTCCTATAACAATGGTGCGAGCGGTATGGGGACTTTTATCAATTATAATTATTTCGGGGTGACTACGGCTGAGATCAGCAAAACGCATCAGGCGGACGGTACACTGCTTTTGCCGGAATGTACGGCAACGGCAGATAATTATTATGTAAGAGAAGGAAAATATATCACCGAGTGGGAGCCGGAAGTGATCGGACAGATTTATGGCGCTGCTTATCGTAATGGAGCTGTCACGGAGGAGATTCGTTTTTCGGATACATCTTTATATGATCAGGCAAAAGCATATCTGATCGATGAACAGCATATCCGCGATTATTGTGAGGGAATTACAGGATTATCGTATATTGAGGACAGAGATCAGAATGTACTGATCCTGAAATTTTCGTAG
- a CDS encoding MBOAT family O-acyltransferase translates to MVFSSFEFLFRFLPFFLLIYYVTPQKWKNAVLFAGSILFYTAGEAEYVVLLLASVVINYVFGRLMYRDTYEGRGKKQLILLIVALCYDFGVLFLFKYSGFMDKLPLGISFYTFQIAAYIIDVYRGRVPVEKSFIRLGTYVTMFPQLIAGPIINYSEVRMALCSRTVTFEQFESGLKILILGLGAKVIVADRIGLLWNNIQAIGFESISTPLAWMGAFAYSIELYFDFSGYSLMALGLGRMLGFEFPKNFKHPYISRSVSEFWRRWHITLGRWFREYVYIPLGGNRKGKARTIFNLFVVWSLTAVWHGAEGHFLIWGASLLLLLALEKAFLLQFLKKSKILSHVYLVLVVPLTWMAFAIADVGQLGVYYARMFPFFGVGETVRQMDFLQYLKDYGPLFLMGIVFSTPYPTALYKVFEKKWLGSLAVIVVLGLSLYYMAVSTNNPFLYFNF, encoded by the coding sequence ATGGTATTTAGCAGTTTTGAATTTTTATTCCGGTTTTTGCCGTTTTTTTTACTGATATATTATGTGACACCGCAGAAATGGAAAAATGCGGTGTTATTTGCGGGCAGTATTTTATTTTATACGGCAGGTGAGGCAGAATATGTAGTGCTTTTACTTGCTTCTGTGGTGATCAACTATGTTTTTGGCAGGCTGATGTACCGGGATACTTATGAGGGAAGAGGGAAAAAACAGCTGATTTTGCTGATCGTGGCGCTGTGTTACGACTTTGGTGTTTTATTCCTTTTTAAGTATAGCGGTTTCATGGATAAGCTGCCGCTCGGTATTAGTTTTTATACGTTCCAGATTGCAGCCTATATCATCGATGTTTACCGGGGAAGGGTGCCGGTGGAAAAATCGTTTATCCGGCTTGGAACGTATGTGACGATGTTTCCACAGCTGATTGCCGGACCGATCATCAACTATTCGGAGGTCCGTATGGCTTTATGCAGCAGAACCGTTACTTTCGAACAGTTTGAATCCGGATTAAAAATACTGATACTGGGACTTGGTGCAAAGGTGATCGTTGCAGACCGTATTGGACTTTTGTGGAATAACATCCAGGCAATCGGCTTTGAAAGTATTTCAACACCGTTGGCATGGATGGGAGCGTTTGCATATTCGATCGAACTTTATTTTGATTTTTCCGGTTATTCTCTGATGGCATTGGGACTGGGACGGATGCTTGGATTTGAATTTCCGAAAAACTTTAAACATCCCTATATTTCAAGATCGGTATCCGAATTCTGGAGAAGATGGCATATTACGCTTGGACGCTGGTTCCGGGAATATGTCTATATTCCGCTTGGCGGCAACAGGAAGGGAAAAGCGCGTACGATATTTAATTTATTTGTGGTATGGAGTCTGACTGCCGTCTGGCATGGGGCAGAGGGACATTTTCTGATCTGGGGAGCATCACTGCTCTTACTGCTTGCTTTGGAAAAAGCATTTTTACTGCAGTTTCTGAAAAAAAGCAAAATACTTTCCCATGTATATCTGGTGCTTGTAGTACCGCTTACCTGGATGGCATTTGCGATTGCGGATGTAGGACAGCTTGGTGTCTATTATGCAAGAATGTTTCCATTTTTCGGTGTGGGAGAAACGGTCAGACAGATGGATTTTTTGCAGTATCTGAAAGATTACGGTCCACTGTTTCTGATGGGGATTGTTTTTTCAACTCCATACCCGACAGCTTTATATAAGGTATTTGAAAAAAAATGGCTGGGGAGTCTGGCGGTGATCGTGGTGTTAGGATTAAGTCTTTATTATATGGCAGTTTCTACGAATAACCCGTTTTTGTACTTTAATTTTTAG
- a CDS encoding GDSL-type esterase/lipase family protein, producing MKKIMKCRVAVFLIIGWGVLSLIGYLKKDGIYKNYSIDVKKTPYFVLVLDGIHDKIYPWSKELPDLLPDGTKPQNQESVIASTEMTDEENVAGQTETVMQDTETAAAKPKKFIQVDDSYFDDAVFIGDSRTVGLHDYGGLDHSDFFATVGMNIYDLWKDAFCEVNGKKVTLEEALKAKQYKKVYFQIGINEMGRGTLDGFMNEYQNAVEKFKTLQPDAVIYVQAIMHVTQKKSDSDPIFNNPGIDARNQRIQQLADGVRVFYIDVNEVVCDDQGGLKQELTFDNLHLYGSKYNIWVDFLKTKGIGTE from the coding sequence GTGAAAAAAATAATGAAATGCAGGGTTGCTGTCTTTTTGATCATTGGCTGGGGGGTACTTTCCCTGATCGGATATTTAAAAAAAGACGGGATCTATAAAAATTATTCCATCGATGTAAAAAAAACTCCGTATTTTGTATTGGTGTTAGACGGAATTCATGATAAAATTTATCCTTGGAGTAAAGAGTTGCCGGATCTGTTGCCGGATGGAACAAAACCACAGAACCAGGAAAGTGTCATTGCAAGTACAGAAATGACGGATGAGGAAAACGTGGCAGGGCAGACGGAAACAGTAATGCAGGATACAGAAACGGCGGCTGCAAAACCAAAGAAATTTATACAGGTGGATGACAGTTATTTTGATGATGCAGTTTTTATTGGAGATTCGAGAACGGTAGGTCTGCATGATTATGGTGGACTGGATCATTCCGATTTTTTCGCAACTGTTGGTATGAATATTTATGATCTGTGGAAAGATGCATTCTGTGAGGTCAACGGGAAAAAGGTGACATTAGAGGAAGCCTTGAAGGCAAAGCAGTATAAAAAGGTGTATTTTCAGATCGGTATCAATGAGATGGGACGTGGAACACTGGACGGGTTTATGAATGAGTATCAGAATGCAGTGGAGAAATTCAAAACACTGCAGCCGGATGCGGTCATTTATGTGCAGGCGATCATGCATGTGACCCAGAAAAAATCTGATTCGGATCCGATTTTTAATAATCCGGGCATTGATGCGAGAAATCAGCGCATACAGCAGCTTGCGGATGGTGTTCGTGTGTTTTATATTGATGTCAATGAAGTGGTGTGCGATGATCAGGGTGGATTAAAACAGGAGCTTACGTTTGACAATCTGCATCTGTACGGGTCGAAATACAACATCTGGGTAGATTTCTTAAAGACCAAAGGAATCGGGACAGAATGA
- a CDS encoding bifunctional folylpolyglutamate synthase/dihydrofolate synthase, whose amino-acid sequence MKELTYEEVLDQIEHQRRFGNRPGAEVSALMLEKLGRPQQNMSVIHIAGTNGKGSVSAFLCSILKEAGIRTGMFTSPHLVDFRERICVDGQMISCEEVTKLGNMLLEEDFGTVPTMFDYCLAMALLYYRDRQCQAVVIETGLGGRLDSTNAIGVPEVTVVTKIGYDHMAVLGDTLDKIAAEKAGIIKKGTKLVLESQKKDAMDVLLETAEKEAVTEIKIADMHDVTECRYENGRQYFSYQKYKNLEMAMLGVHQYENAAAAILAAEIFLKDRGISDEKAEYYIREGIKKTRWEGRMEILSREPFFMVDGAHNGNGVAALAESLRTLFPGEKFHFVMGVMADKNYEEMIEELLPLALDFKTVTVESERALAAQELSEKIRAKGICDAGLLHSFDELMPGRLDVAHKTIAFGSLYFVGEIEKYFQDVTKITKNLQIY is encoded by the coding sequence ATGAAAGAACTGACATATGAGGAAGTATTAGATCAGATCGAACATCAGAGACGGTTTGGAAATCGTCCGGGGGCAGAGGTATCAGCGCTGATGCTGGAAAAGTTAGGCAGACCACAGCAGAATATGAGTGTGATCCATATAGCGGGGACGAACGGAAAAGGTTCCGTCTCTGCTTTTTTGTGCTCAATTTTAAAGGAAGCAGGGATTCGTACCGGAATGTTTACCTCACCGCACCTGGTTGATTTCAGGGAGCGGATCTGTGTGGACGGACAGATGATATCCTGTGAAGAAGTGACAAAACTTGGAAACATGTTGCTTGAGGAGGACTTTGGGACAGTACCGACGATGTTTGATTATTGTCTGGCAATGGCACTGCTCTATTACAGGGACAGACAGTGTCAGGCTGTCGTGATAGAGACCGGGCTTGGGGGAAGATTAGATTCAACCAATGCAATCGGCGTGCCGGAGGTTACGGTGGTCACGAAAATCGGGTATGACCATATGGCGGTTTTAGGTGATACATTAGATAAAATTGCGGCGGAGAAGGCGGGAATTATCAAAAAGGGTACAAAACTGGTATTAGAGAGCCAGAAAAAAGATGCAATGGATGTTTTGCTGGAAACAGCGGAAAAAGAAGCAGTTACTGAGATAAAGATTGCGGATATGCATGACGTGACCGAATGCCGCTATGAAAATGGCAGACAGTATTTTTCCTATCAGAAATATAAAAATCTTGAGATGGCAATGCTTGGTGTCCACCAGTATGAAAATGCGGCTGCTGCGATCCTTGCCGCAGAAATTTTTCTGAAAGACAGAGGAATTTCAGATGAAAAGGCAGAATACTATATCAGAGAAGGAATCAAAAAGACAAGATGGGAAGGACGGATGGAGATCCTAAGCCGGGAACCGTTTTTTATGGTGGATGGTGCACATAATGGTAACGGAGTGGCGGCATTAGCGGAAAGTCTTCGTACTTTGTTCCCGGGAGAGAAGTTTCATTTTGTCATGGGAGTTATGGCAGATAAAAACTATGAGGAAATGATCGAGGAATTACTGCCGCTTGCACTGGATTTTAAGACGGTGACGGTAGAGTCAGAGAGGGCACTGGCGGCACAGGAGCTGTCGGAGAAGATCCGGGCAAAGGGAATCTGCGATGCCGGACTTTTACACTCTTTTGACGAACTGATGCCGGGACGGCTGGATGTGGCACACAAAACGATCGCATTTGGGTCTTTGTACTTTGTCGGGGAGATTGAAAAATATTTCCAAGATGTAACAAAAATCACAAAAAATTTACAAATTTACTAA
- a CDS encoding ATP-binding protein: MSEAMELSNIREHLKSQDVYIVEVPLRSKNGKYRQKQIRCMYLNQQTGTLLLMLSDVEDIVKEEKEKQEQLEKALKMAEAANEAKTKFLAGMSHEIRTPMNAIIGLNSMIRSSLDDREQVLDYTEKLDSASQYLLALLNDILDMSRIESGSMKLAIRAFEGDKFWDNVNMLAKAQAVMAGVGYSFERRKKISEVYIGDSTRLEQIMVNLINNAVKFTPKGGNVNVSVAEQETDGRVQLTAVVSDNGIGIAKDFLPKVFDIFTQEHEENTRVYGGSGLGLSIARNYARMMDGDITVESAEGKGTVFTVTAKLDFDRWKKARKERTENISFEGKRILLVEDHPLNVIVAKGLLEKKQFEVVTAENGKKAVELVTDAPEYYFDAILMDIRMPVLDGIEAARQIRALDRADVKELPIIAMTANAGDEDRRQTKEAGMNEHLAKPIDPKLLYTTLQKFILP, translated from the coding sequence TTGTCAGAAGCTATGGAATTGTCGAATATCCGTGAACATTTAAAATCACAGGATGTGTATATCGTAGAGGTTCCGCTGCGTTCGAAAAATGGAAAGTACCGTCAGAAACAGATCCGCTGTATGTATTTAAATCAACAGACAGGTACACTGCTTTTAATGCTTTCCGATGTTGAGGACATTGTGAAAGAAGAAAAAGAAAAACAGGAGCAGCTGGAGAAAGCACTGAAGATGGCAGAGGCAGCCAATGAGGCAAAAACGAAATTTTTAGCCGGAATGAGCCATGAGATACGAACACCTATGAATGCGATCATCGGTTTAAATTCCATGATACGCTCATCGCTTGATGACAGGGAGCAGGTGCTTGATTATACGGAAAAACTGGATTCAGCATCCCAGTATCTTTTAGCACTGCTAAATGATATTCTTGATATGTCGCGAATCGAGAGTGGCAGCATGAAACTTGCTATCCGGGCATTTGAGGGAGATAAGTTCTGGGATAATGTCAATATGTTAGCGAAGGCACAGGCAGTCATGGCAGGTGTCGGCTATTCTTTTGAAAGAAGAAAGAAAATCTCGGAAGTGTATATTGGGGATTCCACAAGGTTAGAACAGATCATGGTAAATCTGATCAACAATGCGGTGAAATTTACCCCCAAAGGTGGAAATGTCAACGTCTCTGTTGCAGAGCAGGAAACGGATGGAAGAGTACAGCTGACCGCAGTCGTTTCCGATAATGGAATTGGTATCGCAAAAGATTTTCTGCCCAAAGTATTTGATATTTTTACGCAGGAGCATGAAGAAAATACCCGTGTTTATGGAGGGAGCGGTCTGGGACTGTCCATTGCGCGCAATTATGCAAGGATGATGGATGGTGACATTACGGTAGAGAGTGCGGAAGGAAAAGGCACCGTGTTTACCGTGACTGCAAAACTTGATTTTGACCGCTGGAAAAAGGCGCGGAAGGAAAGAACAGAGAATATCAGTTTTGAGGGAAAGCGGATTCTGCTTGTTGAGGATCATCCGCTTAATGTCATCGTTGCAAAGGGACTTTTGGAAAAGAAACAGTTTGAGGTTGTCACAGCGGAAAATGGCAAGAAAGCGGTGGAACTTGTGACAGATGCCCCGGAATATTATTTTGATGCAATATTGATGGATATTCGCATGCCGGTTTTAGACGGAATTGAGGCAGCAAGACAGATCCGTGCTTTAGACAGAGCAGATGTCAAAGAACTTCCAATCATTGCAATGACAGCAAACGCAGGAGATGAGGACAGAAGACAGACGAAAGAAGCAGGGATGAATGAACACCTTGCAAAACCGATCGATCCGAAACTTTTATATACGACGCTGCAAAAATTTATTTTACCGTAA
- a CDS encoding DegV family protein: MYKIVIDSCGELPEDLKKDGHYQNVSLELEVDGCYIRDDETFDQKDFLRRVKESVTGPKSACPSPDEYMKSYEGDADHVYVVTLSGKLSGSYNSAELGKNLFEEEHPGEKKIYVFNSRSASVGETLIGMKVQECEEAGMSFEEVVAATEKYISSMNTFFVLETLETLRKNGRLTNLKAFIANTLNIKPVMGSTEEGSICQLGQARGMNKALDKMIQDVIAKTKNCENRVLAISHCNCPERAKAVKEKIEKMAKFKKIIVTDTAGVSTMYANDGGVIIAV; the protein is encoded by the coding sequence ATGTACAAGATCGTGATTGACAGTTGTGGAGAACTGCCGGAAGATTTAAAAAAGGATGGACATTATCAGAATGTATCGTTAGAGTTAGAGGTAGATGGATGCTATATCCGCGATGACGAGACATTTGACCAGAAGGATTTTCTTCGCAGGGTAAAGGAAAGTGTTACCGGACCAAAGTCTGCATGCCCGTCTCCGGATGAATATATGAAGTCCTATGAAGGGGATGCCGATCATGTATATGTGGTAACTTTATCCGGCAAGCTTTCCGGATCTTATAACAGTGCCGAACTTGGAAAAAATTTATTTGAGGAGGAACATCCGGGCGAGAAGAAGATTTATGTATTCAATTCCCGTTCCGCTTCCGTCGGTGAGACACTGATCGGTATGAAAGTGCAGGAGTGTGAAGAGGCCGGTATGAGTTTTGAGGAAGTTGTTGCGGCAACAGAGAAATATATCAGTTCCATGAATACATTTTTTGTACTTGAAACATTAGAGACTCTGCGAAAAAACGGACGTCTGACAAATCTTAAGGCATTTATTGCAAATACATTAAATATCAAGCCGGTAATGGGTTCTACAGAGGAAGGATCGATCTGTCAGCTTGGTCAGGCGCGTGGCATGAACAAAGCGCTGGATAAGATGATTCAGGATGTGATTGCAAAGACAAAAAACTGTGAGAACAGGGTGCTTGCAATTTCACACTGTAATTGTCCGGAGAGAGCAAAAGCAGTAAAGGAAAAAATTGAAAAGATGGCAAAGTTCAAAAAAATCATTGTTACGGATACAGCGGGCGTCAGCACAATGTATGCAAATGACGGCGGTGTTATTATCGCAGTTTAA
- a CDS encoding M18 family aminopeptidase, translating into MNEQTVLFDLLKEGVSPAHVVKSCEKRLEDAGFEKIAYEKEWNLKAGGRYYVDHHDTTLFAFTIPEDEMKKEEKPAVRIAAAHTDFPCLRIKPSCDVVTNRYAQVNIEVYGGAILNTWLDRPLGVAGRVAVRGNDPFVPEMKYFASEKNLLTIPNLAIHMNREVNKGVELNKQIDMIPVAGLLAEEEKNADYFLSFLAKELSVAKEDILDFELSVYCKEQPEYVGVADDFISSPRLDNLTSCAALVSGILDAERKDGINLIALFDHEEIGSRSKQGAGSILLHDMLLRILAECGAKESAQELLYQSMLLSVDVAHGLHPNQAGKMDITNKPVLGSGFCIKEACSQSYATDCEAIAIIQQICDLKKIPYQKFVNRSDMAGGGTLGSIASALLPVKTVDIGIPLLAMHSARELMGAADQEALTELVTAYFLL; encoded by the coding sequence ATGAACGAACAAACAGTTTTATTTGATTTATTAAAAGAGGGAGTATCTCCGGCACATGTGGTAAAATCGTGTGAAAAACGTTTAGAGGATGCCGGATTTGAAAAGATAGCTTATGAAAAAGAATGGAATCTAAAAGCGGGTGGACGTTATTATGTGGATCACCACGATACCACATTGTTCGCATTTACGATTCCGGAAGATGAGATGAAAAAAGAGGAAAAACCTGCAGTGCGCATTGCAGCGGCACATACGGATTTTCCGTGTCTGCGCATTAAGCCGTCCTGTGATGTCGTGACAAACCGCTATGCACAGGTCAACATCGAGGTATATGGAGGTGCAATCTTAAATACCTGGTTAGACAGACCGCTTGGTGTGGCAGGACGTGTGGCAGTGAGGGGCAATGATCCGTTTGTACCGGAAATGAAATATTTTGCGTCCGAAAAGAATCTGCTGACAATCCCGAATCTTGCGATCCATATGAACCGCGAAGTGAATAAGGGCGTGGAGTTAAATAAGCAGATCGATATGATCCCGGTTGCAGGGCTGCTTGCAGAAGAAGAGAAGAATGCCGATTATTTCTTAAGTTTTCTTGCAAAGGAACTGTCTGTTGCAAAAGAGGATATTTTAGACTTTGAACTGTCGGTGTACTGCAAGGAGCAGCCGGAGTATGTTGGGGTAGCAGATGACTTTATATCCTCTCCGAGACTGGATAACCTGACATCCTGTGCAGCTTTAGTGTCCGGTATTTTAGATGCGGAAAGAAAAGATGGTATCAATCTAATCGCCTTATTTGACCATGAGGAGATCGGAAGCCGCAGCAAACAGGGAGCAGGTTCTATTTTACTTCACGACATGCTGCTTCGCATTTTAGCGGAATGCGGTGCGAAGGAGAGTGCGCAGGAGCTGCTGTATCAGAGTATGCTGTTATCGGTAGACGTTGCACATGGACTGCATCCGAATCAGGCAGGAAAAATGGACATCACAAATAAACCGGTGCTCGGAAGCGGCTTCTGTATCAAGGAGGCATGTTCCCAGTCCTACGCAACAGACTGTGAGGCGATTGCAATCATCCAGCAGATCTGTGATCTGAAGAAGATCCCGTATCAGAAATTTGTAAATCGTTCCGATATGGCAGGCGGCGGAACACTTGGCTCTATCGCATCTGCGCTGCTGCCGGTAAAAACAGTGGATATTGGTATTCCGCTTCTGGCAATGCATTCAGCAAGAGAATTGATGGGGGCAGCAGATCAGGAGGCACTGACAGAGCTTGTAACGGCATATTTTTTACTTTAA